A window from Buchnera aphidicola (Mindarus abietinus) encodes these proteins:
- the ftsA gene encoding cell division protein FtsA gives MNQSTEKKMIVGLEIGTTKIVTLIGEILPNNLINIIGIGSCESHGIEKGEINDLKSVSKSVRNSIKKAEDMAGYAISSVYLSMSGKFINYQNEIGIVPLSNKEVTEKDIKNVIHTAQSVKINNEHQILHTIPKEFSIDQKFGIKNPLGLSGIRMQVEVHLITCHNEIIKNFIRSIKNCRLKVDEVIFSGIASNEVVITKEEKKLGVCMIDMGGGTMDITIHINGSICYSSVIPYSGNTVTNDISSLFSISKKDAEKIKIENGCSSKKNDNKTKKIEITTFNGKKIQYIEQKLLHHIIDARYIELLNLVKNKLLIFFETTNEIKIKKKLSGGIVLTGGAARIKNLEEHAEKIFKTNIKIRKSKKIEGLTENFSTENYSTVIGLLKYGKNKILKKTENVKNKSFFQKYFKKINHWIFNKS, from the coding sequence ATGAATCAATCAACAGAAAAAAAAATGATAGTTGGACTTGAAATAGGAACAACAAAAATTGTTACCTTAATAGGAGAAATTTTACCAAATAATTTAATTAATATAATAGGAATAGGTAGTTGTGAATCTCATGGAATTGAAAAAGGAGAAATAAATGATTTAAAATCTGTCTCTAAATCAGTTCGAAACTCTATCAAAAAAGCAGAAGATATGGCAGGATATGCTATTTCCTCTGTCTATTTATCTATGTCTGGAAAATTTATAAATTATCAAAATGAAATAGGAATAGTCCCATTATCTAATAAAGAAGTAACAGAAAAAGACATAAAAAATGTTATACATACCGCTCAATCTGTAAAAATTAATAATGAACATCAAATTTTACATACTATTCCAAAAGAATTTTCAATCGATCAAAAATTTGGAATAAAAAATCCTTTAGGGTTATCTGGAATTAGAATGCAAGTAGAAGTGCATTTAATTACATGTCATAATGAAATAATAAAAAACTTTATAAGATCAATTAAAAACTGTCGATTAAAAGTAGATGAAGTTATTTTTTCAGGAATAGCTTCTAATGAAGTTGTAATTACCAAAGAAGAAAAAAAATTAGGAGTTTGTATGATTGATATGGGAGGTGGAACTATGGATATAACTATTCATATCAATGGATCCATTTGTTATAGTTCTGTAATTCCCTATTCGGGAAATACAGTTACCAATGACATTTCTTCTCTTTTTTCTATTTCAAAAAAAGATGCTGAAAAAATTAAAATTGAAAATGGTTGTTCTAGTAAAAAAAATGATAATAAAACAAAAAAAATTGAAATTACTACATTTAATGGAAAAAAGATTCAATATATAGAACAAAAATTATTACATCATATTATCGATGCTAGGTATATCGAACTTTTAAATTTAGTAAAAAATAAATTATTAATATTTTTTGAAACTACTAATGAAATAAAAATTAAAAAAAAGTTATCTGGAGGAATAGTATTAACAGGAGGGGCAGCAAGAATAAAAAATTTAGAAGAACATGCTGAAAAAATATTTAAAACAAACATAAAAATAAGAAAATCTAAAAAAATAGAAGGACTAACAGAAAATTTTAGCACCGAAAATTATTCAACAGTTATAGGATTATTAAAATATGGAAAAAACAAAATTTTAAAAAAAACAGAAAATGTTAAAAATAAAAGTTTTTTTCAAAAATACTTTAAAAAAATTAATCATTGGATTTTTAATAAAAGTTAA
- the ftsZ gene encoding cell division protein FtsZ, giving the protein MFEENEKNNLTIIKVIGVGGGGCNAVEHMIKEKIEGVDFFAINTDAQALQKIEVKKKIQIGKKVTKGLGAGANPDVGKRSAEEDQEILKTLLKEADMIFIAAGMGGGTGTGAAPVIAKIAKEIGILTVSIITKPFNFEGKKRIEFAKKGILELSKSVDSLIIIPNDKLIEVLNKEISLLDAFSEANNILNEAIQGISELITRPGLINVDFADVKSVMSEMGYAMMGTGLSSGEERAEEATKIAISSPLLEDVDLSGAKGILVNITASADFKLNEFKTVGNIIRSFSSDHTTLVIGTSLDPKMKNTIRVTVIVTGITIDLNQHEKKISTHKNIQKNILNYKNTELQKSIFLKEKNEKKENLMDSKYITKKNIDYLDIPTFLRKK; this is encoded by the coding sequence ATGTTTGAAGAAAATGAAAAAAATAACCTTACTATTATTAAAGTAATAGGCGTAGGAGGTGGGGGATGTAACGCTGTAGAGCATATGATAAAAGAAAAAATAGAAGGAGTGGATTTTTTTGCTATAAATACTGATGCTCAAGCATTACAGAAAATAGAAGTTAAAAAAAAAATACAAATTGGAAAAAAAGTTACCAAAGGATTAGGTGCTGGAGCGAATCCAGATGTAGGAAAACGTTCAGCTGAAGAAGATCAGGAAATTTTAAAAACTCTTCTAAAAGAAGCAGATATGATTTTTATTGCTGCTGGAATGGGTGGCGGAACTGGAACTGGAGCTGCTCCTGTAATTGCTAAAATAGCCAAAGAAATAGGTATACTAACTGTTTCTATTATTACTAAACCTTTTAATTTTGAAGGAAAAAAAAGAATCGAATTTGCAAAAAAAGGAATACTTGAATTATCAAAAAGTGTTGATTCGTTAATCATAATACCGAACGATAAATTAATTGAAGTATTAAATAAAGAAATTTCTTTATTAGATGCTTTTAGTGAAGCGAATAACATTTTAAATGAAGCTATACAAGGAATTTCTGAACTAATAACTCGTCCAGGATTAATAAATGTAGATTTTGCTGATGTTAAATCGGTTATGTCAGAAATGGGATATGCTATGATGGGTACAGGATTATCTTCAGGAGAAGAAAGAGCAGAAGAAGCAACAAAAATAGCTATTTCCAGTCCTTTATTAGAAGATGTTGATTTGTCAGGTGCTAAAGGTATATTGGTGAATATAACAGCAAGTGCGGATTTTAAACTTAATGAATTTAAAACTGTTGGAAATATTATCCGATCATTTTCTTCCGATCATACAACTTTAGTTATAGGAACATCTTTAGATCCTAAAATGAAAAATACAATTAGAGTTACAGTTATTGTAACAGGTATAACAATAGATTTAAATCAACATGAAAAAAAAATTTCCACTCATAAAAACATTCAAAAAAATATTTTAAATTACAAAAATACCGAGTTACAAAAATCTATTTTTTTAAAAGAAAAAAATGAAAAAAAAGAAAATTTAATGGACTCGAAATATATAACTAAAAAAAATATAGATTATTTAGATATACCTACATTTTTAAGAAAAAAATAA
- the aceE gene encoding pyruvate dehydrogenase (acetyl-transferring), homodimeric type, with product MPKYLNKDVDPIETKDWIEAIQSVIDYEGIERAEFLISVVLQKIYKKKSDFLNFSYFQNYINSISVEKEPEYTGNLLLEKKICSFVRWNAIIMVLRASKKNLDLGGHLSSFQSFATVYEVCFNHFFKAKNDFHPGDLIYFQGHASPGIYARAFLEGRISEEQMNNFRQEVDGIGLSSYPHPKLMPNFWQFPTVSMGLGPVSAIYQAKFLRYLNNRNLKDTRNQTVYAFLGDGEMDEPESKGAITIAAREKLDNLIFIINCNLQRLDGPVMGNGKIIHELENIFSGAGWKVIKVIWGSRWDPLLKKDFSGKLIQLMNETVDGNYQTFKSKNGAYIRKNFFERYEETKELVKNMTDEEIWSLNRGGHDPKKIYAALKLAKEKDGRPIVILFHTIKGYGMGKVAEGKNIAHQIKKIKISDLQYIRDRFNIPVKDEQISELPYVTLKKSSEEYNYLHYQRKKLGGYLPLRSAKFEKIFEIPLLSDFSSLLEKQNKKISTTVTFVRFLNIMLRNTKIKDFLVPIVADEARTFGMESLFRKIGIYNIKGQKYIPQDSEQLLYYKEKENGQILQEGINELGAGAIWLAASTSYSSNNFPMIPFYIFYSMFGFQRIGDLFWAAGDQQARGFLIGATSGRTTLNGEGLQHEDGHSHIYSLTVPNCISYDPAYAYEITVIIQNGLNRMYGKKQENVYYYITTINESYAMPEMPKNSEIGIIKGIYKLKKSEYNKYKVQLMGSGALLQSVCEAAKILSSQYSISSDIYSVTSFTELARDGQDCKRWNLLHPMEKPKIPYISQIMNSSPAIASTDYMKLFAEQVRAYIPTKYYFVLGTDGYGRSDSRKKLRYYFEVDAHYIVVAALGLLVECGYFKPKIVKEAISKFDININKVNPRLA from the coding sequence ATGCCAAAATATTTAAATAAAGATGTGGATCCTATTGAAACAAAAGATTGGATAGAAGCAATTCAATCAGTAATTGATTATGAAGGAATAGAGAGAGCAGAGTTTCTTATATCAGTAGTATTGCAAAAAATTTATAAAAAAAAATCTGATTTTTTAAATTTTAGTTATTTTCAAAATTATATAAATAGTATTTCAGTAGAAAAAGAACCTGAGTATACTGGTAACTTATTATTAGAAAAAAAAATATGTTCTTTTGTTCGTTGGAACGCAATCATTATGGTTTTACGTGCTTCTAAAAAAAATTTGGATTTAGGAGGACATTTATCATCTTTTCAATCATTTGCTACTGTTTATGAAGTTTGTTTTAATCATTTTTTTAAAGCGAAAAATGACTTTCATCCAGGAGATTTAATATATTTTCAAGGTCATGCATCTCCAGGAATATATGCTAGGGCTTTTTTAGAAGGGCGTATTTCGGAAGAACAAATGAATAATTTTAGACAAGAAGTAGATGGAATAGGATTATCTTCATATCCTCATCCTAAATTGATGCCTAATTTTTGGCAATTCCCTACGGTTTCTATGGGTTTAGGTCCTGTTTCAGCAATATATCAAGCTAAATTTTTAAGATATCTAAATAATAGAAACTTAAAAGATACTAGAAATCAAACGGTGTATGCTTTTCTAGGCGATGGGGAAATGGATGAACCTGAATCAAAAGGTGCTATAACCATAGCAGCTCGAGAAAAATTAGATAATTTAATTTTTATAATTAATTGTAATTTACAGAGATTAGATGGTCCAGTTATGGGTAACGGAAAAATTATACATGAATTAGAAAATATTTTTTCCGGAGCTGGATGGAAGGTAATAAAAGTAATATGGGGTAGTCGTTGGGATCCACTATTAAAAAAAGATTTTTCCGGAAAATTAATTCAATTAATGAATGAAACTGTTGATGGAAATTATCAAACTTTTAAGTCAAAAAATGGTGCTTATATACGAAAAAATTTCTTTGAAAGATATGAGGAAACTAAAGAATTAGTAAAAAATATGACAGATGAAGAAATTTGGTCATTAAATAGAGGAGGACATGATCCTAAGAAAATTTATGCTGCCTTAAAGTTAGCAAAAGAAAAAGATGGTAGACCAATAGTAATATTGTTTCATACTATTAAAGGCTATGGAATGGGAAAAGTAGCAGAAGGAAAAAATATTGCTCATCAGATAAAAAAAATAAAAATTTCGGACTTACAATATATTAGAGATCGGTTTAATATTCCTGTTAAAGATGAACAAATTTCAGAATTACCTTATGTTACTTTAAAAAAATCTTCAGAAGAGTATAATTATTTACATTATCAACGAAAAAAGTTGGGAGGATATTTACCTTTACGAAGTGCAAAATTTGAGAAGATTTTTGAAATTCCTTTATTAAGTGATTTTTCTTCGTTATTAGAAAAACAAAATAAAAAAATTTCTACTACTGTTACATTTGTTCGATTTTTAAATATCATGTTAAGAAATACTAAAATAAAAGATTTTTTAGTTCCTATTGTTGCAGACGAAGCAAGAACGTTTGGAATGGAAAGTTTATTTAGAAAAATAGGTATTTATAATATAAAAGGTCAAAAATATATTCCTCAAGATTCAGAACAACTTTTATATTATAAAGAAAAAGAAAATGGTCAAATTTTACAAGAAGGAATTAACGAATTAGGAGCTGGTGCTATATGGTTAGCAGCATCCACTTCATATAGTAGTAATAATTTTCCAATGATTCCATTTTACATTTTTTATTCTATGTTTGGATTTCAAAGAATAGGAGACTTATTTTGGGCAGCTGGAGATCAACAAGCAAGAGGATTTTTGATTGGAGCAACATCTGGTAGAACAACATTAAATGGAGAAGGTTTACAACATGAAGATGGGCATAGTCATATTTATTCTTTAACAGTACCTAATTGTATTTCTTATGATCCTGCTTATGCGTATGAGATAACTGTTATTATTCAAAATGGATTAAATAGAATGTATGGTAAAAAACAAGAAAATGTTTATTATTATATAACTACAATAAATGAAAGTTATGCTATGCCTGAAATGCCTAAAAATTCTGAAATAGGTATTATAAAAGGCATTTATAAACTTAAGAAGTCTGAATATAACAAATATAAAGTTCAATTAATGGGATCTGGAGCTCTTTTGCAAAGTGTCTGTGAAGCTGCAAAGATCTTATCTTCTCAATACTCAATATCATCGGATATTTATAGTGTAACTTCCTTTACTGAATTAGCAAGAGATGGTCAGGATTGTAAAAGATGGAATTTGTTACATCCAATGGAAAAACCTAAAATTCCCTATATTTCACAAATTATGAATTCTTCACCAGCTATTGCCTCAACTGATTATATGAAATTGTTTGCAGAACAAGTTAGAGCATATATTCCTACAAAATATTATTTTGTGTTAGGAACAGATGGTTATGGTCGTTCAGATAGTAGAAAAAAATTACGTTATTATTTTGAAGTAGACGCTCATTATATAGTAGTAGCAGCTTTAGGATTATTAGTTGAATGTGGATATTTTAAACCTAAAATAGTAAAAGAAGCTATTTCTAAGTTTGATATTAATATCAATAAAGTTAATCCTCGTTTAGCATAA
- the truA gene encoding tRNA pseudouridine(38-40) synthase TruA → MGIEYNGEMFHGWQIQKKIITVQETVEKALSMIANHPVSVVSAGRTDSGVHSLGQVINFHTSAIRKDFSWIAGVNSYLPKDINARWIKLVPDFFNARYHATSRLYRYIILNSKFRSALFFNFSTHVHQYINVKKMHIASQYLLGEHDFSSFRSSSCQSLTPIKKVYSIKVFKKKSFIIIEIKANSFLHHMVRNIAGSLLEIGKSKRKISWLNQILQRKNRIFCGPMLPAKGLYLVYVNYPIFFKIPKIINKSFII, encoded by the coding sequence ATGGGAATTGAATATAATGGAGAAATGTTTCACGGATGGCAAATTCAAAAAAAAATAATTACTGTTCAGGAAACAGTAGAAAAAGCATTAAGTATGATAGCTAATCATCCGGTATCTGTTGTTTCTGCAGGAAGAACTGATTCTGGAGTACATAGTTTAGGTCAGGTTATTAATTTTCATACTTCAGCTATTAGGAAAGATTTCTCTTGGATAGCAGGAGTAAATTCATACCTTCCTAAAGATATAAATGCTAGATGGATTAAATTAGTACCTGATTTCTTTAATGCTCGATATCATGCTACATCTCGTTTATATAGATATATAATTTTAAATTCTAAATTTCGATCTGCTTTATTTTTTAATTTTTCGACACATGTTCATCAATATATAAATGTTAAAAAAATGCATATAGCCAGTCAATATTTATTAGGAGAACATGATTTTTCTTCTTTTAGGTCTAGTTCATGTCAATCGTTAACTCCTATTAAAAAAGTATATAGTATAAAAGTTTTTAAAAAAAAATCATTTATAATAATTGAAATAAAAGCTAATTCTTTTTTGCATCACATGGTTCGAAATATAGCAGGTTCTTTATTAGAAATTGGGAAATCCAAACGAAAAATTAGTTGGTTGAATCAAATATTGCAAAGAAAAAATAGAATTTTTTGTGGCCCCATGCTTCCAGCAAAAGGATTATATTTAGTTTATGTAAACTATCCTATTTTTTTTAAAATACCTAAAATTATTAATAAAAGTTTCATAATTTAA
- the dksA gene encoding RNA polymerase-binding protein DksA: MNKEKKNQSSLNILNFSKIKPYIKKKNEIYMNINQINHFKKILNAFRDSLKKEVRSTIYNMCNENTNFPDPIDRATQEEEFNILLRNRHREHKLLKKIERTIKKIISNDFGYCETCGIEIGIRRLEVYPTASLCIDCKTLAEIREKQMIG; the protein is encoded by the coding sequence ATGAATAAAGAAAAAAAAAATCAATCATCTCTAAATATTTTAAACTTTTCCAAAATAAAACCATATATAAAAAAAAAAAATGAAATATATATGAATATTAATCAAATAAATCATTTTAAAAAAATTCTCAATGCATTTAGAGATTCATTAAAAAAAGAGGTCCGATCTACTATTTATAATATGTGCAATGAAAATACTAATTTTCCTGATCCAATTGATAGAGCTACCCAAGAAGAAGAGTTTAATATTCTTTTAAGAAATCGACATAGAGAACATAAACTATTAAAAAAAATAGAAAGAACTATAAAAAAAATTATATCTAATGATTTTGGATATTGTGAAACATGTGGAATTGAAATAGGGATACGTAGATTAGAAGTTTATCCAACAGCCAGTTTATGTATTGATTGTAAAACACTAGCAGAAATCCGAGAAAAACAAATGATTGGTTAA
- the ilvN gene encoding acetolactate synthase small subunit codes for MRRILSILLENESGALSRVIGLFSQRGYNIESLTVAPTEDSSLSQLTIQTVGDEKVIEQIGKQLHKLIDVLKVSEVNDTDYIEREIILIKTGNICKKKGKIKDIVDIFRGQIISLTTEGYIIQITGSSKKINSFLELIRKYVNIVDLSRSGIIGIYRN; via the coding sequence ATGAGACGAATTTTATCAATATTATTAGAAAATGAATCCGGTGCACTATCTAGAGTAATAGGTCTTTTTTCTCAAAGAGGCTATAATATAGAAAGTTTAACTGTAGCACCTACAGAGGATTCCTCCTTATCTCAATTAACTATACAAACTGTTGGAGATGAAAAAGTCATAGAACAAATTGGAAAACAATTACATAAGCTCATTGATGTTCTAAAGGTTTCAGAAGTTAATGATACCGATTATATAGAAAGAGAAATAATATTAATAAAAACAGGAAATATTTGTAAAAAAAAGGGAAAAATAAAAGACATCGTTGATATATTTAGAGGACAAATAATTAGTTTAACTACTGAAGGTTATATTATTCAAATCACCGGTTCTAGTAAAAAAATTAACTCTTTTCTCGAATTAATTCGAAAATATGTTAATATTGTTGATTTATCAAGATCGGGAATTATTGGGATTTATAGAAATTAA
- the erpA gene encoding iron-sulfur cluster insertion protein ErpA, giving the protein MSEINQKNFFVSETAKKKIDELSKKKKDLNLNFRIYISGGGCTGFKYGFIFDKKINKDDICIKKINVPIIIDYISFQYLVGGTLDFIENLEGSKFFISNPNAKVTCGCGLSFSI; this is encoded by the coding sequence ATGTCTGAAATAAATCAAAAAAATTTTTTTGTTTCCGAAACAGCTAAAAAAAAAATAGATGAATTATCGAAAAAAAAGAAAGATTTAAATCTAAACTTTAGAATTTATATTTCCGGAGGGGGTTGTACAGGTTTTAAATATGGTTTTATTTTTGATAAAAAAATAAATAAAGATGATATTTGTATAAAAAAAATTAATGTTCCTATAATTATAGATTATATAAGTTTCCAATACCTTGTAGGAGGAACATTAGATTTTATAGAAAATTTGGAAGGATCAAAATTTTTTATTTCTAATCCAAATGCAAAAGTCACGTGTGGTTGTGGATTATCATTTAGCATTTAA
- a CDS encoding 2-oxo acid dehydrogenase subunit E2: MSIEVKIPDIGPDLVEVIEILVKKNDKVKKEQSLILVEGEKASMEIPSPNSGKIKKIFINIGDKVKHNDLILIMEEVNEKLNSNNKDFSSIFRKNKKKDVILNDFNFKKNTSFHASPLVRRLARLSKIDLKNLVGSGRNGRILKEDLELYKNKKSKEKNFLNYKNKNVNDVIKNYKSNNRVEFTKIQAASSYNLQKSWSTIPHVTQFYESDITELEKFRKKINIIKNNKSNKQITLLSIITKIVGKSLKKFSLFNTFFSNKENSFIFNEEINIGIAVNTEKGLVVPVIKEVNKKELYELSFEINQKCTDARSNKLTLLDFQGGSFTISSLGKLGGKGFTPIINAPQVGILGISKTIVKPIWKNKNFCPCLVLPFSLSYDHRIIDGVYGANFMKYISQLLSDIKLLIL, encoded by the coding sequence GTGAGTATCGAAGTTAAAATTCCAGATATTGGTCCAGATTTAGTAGAAGTTATTGAAATTTTAGTTAAAAAAAATGATAAAGTAAAAAAAGAACAAAGTTTAATTTTAGTTGAAGGTGAAAAAGCTTCCATGGAAATTCCTTCTCCAAATTCGGGTAAAATAAAAAAAATTTTTATTAATATAGGAGATAAAGTAAAGCATAATGATTTAATTTTGATTATGGAAGAAGTTAATGAGAAATTAAATTCCAATAATAAAGATTTTTCTAGTATTTTTAGAAAAAATAAAAAAAAAGATGTGATCTTAAACGATTTTAATTTTAAAAAAAATACTTCTTTTCATGCTTCTCCTTTAGTACGTCGTTTAGCAAGATTATCCAAAATAGACTTAAAAAATTTAGTAGGTTCGGGAAGAAATGGAAGAATCTTAAAGGAAGACCTTGAATTATATAAAAACAAAAAAAGTAAAGAAAAAAATTTTTTAAACTATAAAAATAAAAATGTTAATGATGTAATTAAAAATTATAAAAGTAATAATCGAGTAGAATTTACTAAAATTCAAGCTGCTTCTAGTTATAATTTACAAAAAAGTTGGAGCACTATTCCACATGTTACTCAATTTTATGAATCGGATATTACAGAACTTGAAAAATTTAGAAAAAAAATAAATATTATTAAAAATAATAAATCAAATAAACAGATAACGTTACTTTCTATTATTACTAAAATAGTTGGAAAATCATTAAAGAAATTTTCTCTTTTTAATACTTTTTTTTCTAATAAAGAAAACAGTTTTATTTTCAATGAGGAAATTAATATAGGAATAGCAGTAAATACTGAAAAAGGTTTAGTAGTGCCTGTTATAAAAGAAGTAAATAAAAAAGAATTATACGAACTATCATTTGAAATAAATCAAAAATGTACTGATGCAAGAAGTAATAAATTAACATTATTAGATTTTCAAGGAGGAAGTTTTACTATTTCAAGTTTAGGAAAATTAGGAGGAAAAGGTTTTACTCCTATAATAAATGCACCTCAAGTAGGAATTTTAGGCATTTCAAAAACAATAGTTAAACCTATATGGAAAAATAAAAATTTTTGTCCTTGTTTAGTGTTACCGTTTTCTTTATCTTATGATCATCGAATCATTGATGGAGTATATGGCGCTAATTTTATGAAATATATCAGTCAACTTTTATCCGATATAAAATTATTAATATTATAA
- the lpdA gene encoding dihydrolipoyl dehydrogenase has product MSIKSIKSNKSVVVVGAGPAGYTAAFRCADLGIKTILIERYSNLGGVCLNVGCIPSKSLLYVSKTISQSKALSEYGITFSLPIINIKKLVNWKNQNIKKLNFALSHMAKKRGVKVITGIAKFVSNNELIVHSEKEDHKINFNNVIIATGSQSVKLPFIPYENKRIWTSTEALSIPFLPKNLLIIGGGIIGLEMATIYYSLGSKIDITDNHNQILSTVDTDVIKIFLKSIKNKFNIMLETNILDIKEVENGISVTIDQKGIGKKTTIYDAVLVAVGRLPATDVLEIEKVGIEIDNKGYIKVDNQLKTNIEGIYAVGDVTGQPMLAHKGIHQAKIAAEVIAEKKHFFDPQVIPNVAYTEPEIAWTGITEKNAKQLNINYKVALFPWSASGRAIASDCASSGLTKLIFNKDTKRLIGGVIIGRNAGELLSEISLAIEMGCDAQDLSLTIHAHPTLSETIPLAAEVYEGTITDLMN; this is encoded by the coding sequence ATGAGTATTAAAAGTATTAAAAGTAATAAAAGTGTTGTTGTAGTAGGAGCTGGCCCGGCTGGATATACAGCGGCTTTTCGTTGTGCAGATTTAGGAATAAAAACGATTCTGATAGAACGTTATTCAAATTTAGGAGGGGTTTGTTTAAATGTAGGCTGTATTCCTTCTAAAAGTTTATTGTATGTATCAAAAACTATTAGTCAAAGTAAAGCCTTATCTGAATATGGAATTACATTTTCTTTGCCAATAATAAATATAAAAAAATTAGTAAATTGGAAGAATCAAAATATAAAAAAATTGAATTTTGCATTAAGTCATATGGCTAAAAAAAGAGGAGTTAAAGTTATCACAGGTATTGCAAAATTTGTTTCAAATAATGAATTAATAGTTCATTCAGAAAAAGAAGATCATAAAATTAATTTTAATAATGTAATTATTGCAACAGGATCACAATCAGTTAAATTACCTTTTATTCCGTATGAAAATAAAAGAATTTGGACTTCTACAGAAGCACTATCTATTCCTTTTCTTCCTAAAAATTTATTGATTATTGGAGGAGGTATTATTGGTTTAGAAATGGCTACAATATATTATTCATTAGGTTCAAAAATTGATATTACCGATAATCATAATCAAATTCTTTCTACTGTTGATACAGATGTTATAAAAATATTTTTAAAATCTATTAAAAATAAATTTAATATTATGTTAGAAACTAATATTTTAGATATAAAAGAAGTAGAAAATGGAATTTCAGTAACAATAGATCAAAAAGGAATAGGAAAAAAAACAACGATATATGATGCTGTTTTAGTAGCCGTAGGTCGTTTACCAGCTACTGATGTATTAGAAATAGAAAAAGTTGGGATTGAAATAGATAACAAAGGATATATAAAGGTTGATAATCAATTAAAAACAAATATAGAAGGTATTTATGCTGTTGGTGATGTTACAGGACAACCCATGTTAGCACATAAAGGAATACATCAGGCTAAAATAGCAGCCGAAGTAATAGCAGAAAAAAAACATTTTTTTGATCCTCAGGTTATTCCAAACGTAGCATATACAGAACCAGAAATAGCTTGGACTGGTATTACTGAAAAAAATGCCAAACAGTTAAATATAAATTATAAAGTAGCTTTATTTCCTTGGAGTGCCTCAGGAAGAGCAATTGCATCTGATTGCGCTTCTTCGGGATTAACAAAATTAATTTTTAATAAAGATACTAAAAGATTGATAGGAGGAGTAATAATAGGCAGAAATGCTGGGGAATTATTATCCGAAATTAGTTTAGCTATTGAAATGGGATGTGATGCTCAAGACCTCTCGTTAACGATTCATGCGCATCCAACATTATCAGAAACAATTCCATTGGCAGCTGAAGTTTACGAAGGTACAATAACTGATTTAATGAATTAA